In one Bryobacteraceae bacterium genomic region, the following are encoded:
- the trmD gene encoding tRNA (guanosine(37)-N1)-methyltransferase TrmD: MTFHILTIFPDYFAGIFEHGVVARAIRAGAVTVRIHNLRDWTSDRHKTVDDRPFGGGEGMLLKPEPLFTAVEEILPDRAAGGAKVVLLSAQGRRFDQQCARRLLAAPELLLICGRYEGVDERVAEHLADAELSIGDYVLSGGELPAAVIIDTMSRLVPGVVGNEASACNESFELVDGRSGLDCPQYTRPADFRGWQVPEVLLGGNHAEIAAWRRRTALAKTARNRPDLLGGSGSGDG, from the coding sequence GTGACGTTTCACATCCTTACGATCTTCCCGGATTATTTTGCCGGGATTTTCGAGCACGGTGTGGTGGCGCGGGCGATTCGCGCCGGTGCGGTGACAGTGCGGATTCACAACCTGCGCGATTGGACTAGCGACCGGCACAAGACCGTTGACGACCGGCCGTTCGGCGGGGGCGAAGGGATGCTGCTGAAGCCGGAACCGTTGTTCACCGCCGTCGAGGAAATTCTGCCGGATCGCGCGGCGGGCGGCGCGAAAGTGGTGCTGCTCTCCGCCCAGGGCCGGCGTTTCGATCAGCAGTGCGCCCGGCGGCTGCTTGCCGCGCCCGAGCTGTTGTTGATCTGTGGGCGGTACGAAGGCGTGGACGAACGGGTAGCCGAGCATCTTGCCGATGCAGAGCTCTCCATTGGCGACTACGTACTGAGTGGCGGAGAACTGCCCGCCGCTGTGATAATAGATACGATGTCCCGGTTGGTGCCGGGCGTGGTGGGCAATGAAGCTTCGGCCTGCAATGAGTCCTTCGAATTGGTGGACGGCAGGTCCGGGCTCGATTGTCCGCAGTACACCCGGCCTGCGGATTTCCGGGGCTGGCAGGTTCCTGAAGTTCTGCTCGGCGGCAACCACGCCGAGATCGCGGCATGGCGCCGGCGGACGGCGCTCGCGAAGACGGCCCGGAATCGTCCGGATCTGCTTGGCGGATCCGGTTCCGGGGATGGTTGA
- the ffh gene encoding signal recognition particle protein, with the protein MFDNLSDKLQRVLKNLRGEGKLTAENMEAALKEIRVALLEADVHFRVVKQLMEAIREKALGQEVLTALSPSQQVVKIVNEELVKVLGTHQARLRTANEPPTVIFMVGLQGSGKTTSTAKLARWLGKNSHSPIVVSVDVYRPAARKQLAVLAHGLKIPVFEGPEGENRPLELARGARREAMQTGRDTVLVDTAGRLHIDDELMAELTELKNTLNPVEILFVADAMTGQDAVKSADEFHKRLGITGIVLTKMDGDARGGAALSIRHVTGQPLKFIGTGEKPDALELFHPERVAQRILGMGDVLSLIEKVEQNIDQKKAEEMQRKLLSDEFSLEDFRDQLRQLSKIGSLESLLGMMPQVGPFKELKNAKVDENEMGRVIAIIDSMTPAERHNHMIINGSRRRRIAKGSGTTVQDVNNLLKQYGEARKMMKGFSNTLLGGLGGGGKAAGKIGGLLGRKLGKMKMPPLGPGGWKI; encoded by the coding sequence GTGTTCGATAACCTATCCGATAAACTCCAGCGGGTCCTCAAGAATCTCCGCGGTGAAGGCAAACTCACCGCCGAGAATATGGAGGCCGCGCTCAAGGAGATCCGCGTCGCGCTGCTCGAGGCCGACGTCCATTTCCGCGTCGTGAAGCAGTTGATGGAGGCCATCCGCGAGAAGGCGCTGGGGCAGGAAGTGCTGACTGCGCTGTCGCCGTCGCAACAGGTGGTGAAGATCGTCAACGAGGAACTGGTGAAGGTGCTCGGCACGCACCAGGCCCGGCTGCGGACGGCCAATGAGCCGCCGACCGTGATCTTCATGGTCGGGCTGCAGGGTTCCGGGAAGACAACCTCGACGGCCAAGCTTGCCCGCTGGCTCGGGAAGAACAGCCACTCGCCGATTGTCGTGTCGGTGGACGTGTACCGGCCGGCGGCGCGCAAGCAGTTAGCCGTGCTGGCGCACGGATTGAAGATACCGGTGTTCGAAGGTCCCGAAGGCGAGAACCGTCCACTCGAACTGGCCCGCGGCGCTCGGCGCGAGGCCATGCAAACCGGCCGGGACACGGTGCTCGTCGACACCGCCGGGCGATTGCACATTGACGACGAGTTGATGGCCGAACTCACCGAGTTGAAAAACACGCTGAATCCGGTGGAGATTCTCTTCGTCGCCGATGCGATGACCGGCCAGGACGCCGTAAAGAGCGCGGATGAATTTCACAAGCGGCTTGGCATCACAGGCATCGTGCTCACCAAGATGGACGGCGACGCCCGCGGCGGCGCTGCGCTTTCCATTCGCCACGTAACCGGGCAGCCGCTGAAGTTCATCGGGACGGGCGAGAAGCCCGACGCGCTCGAGTTGTTTCACCCGGAGCGTGTGGCGCAACGGATCCTCGGCATGGGCGACGTGCTTTCGCTTATCGAGAAGGTCGAACAGAACATCGATCAGAAGAAGGCTGAGGAGATGCAGCGCAAGCTGCTCTCCGACGAGTTTTCGCTTGAGGACTTCCGTGACCAGCTTCGCCAACTGAGCAAGATCGGTTCGCTCGAATCGCTGCTCGGGATGATGCCGCAGGTAGGTCCGTTCAAGGAACTCAAGAACGCCAAAGTCGATGAGAACGAGATGGGCCGCGTGATCGCGATCATCGATTCGATGACGCCCGCCGAGCGCCACAATCACATGATCATCAACGGCAGCCGGCGCCGCCGGATCGCCAAAGGCAGCGGCACCACCGTTCAGGACGTGAACAACCTGCTCAAGCAGTACGGAGAAGCCCGCAAGATGATGAAGGGTTTTTCCAACACGCTCCTCGGCGGACTCGGCGGAGGCGGCAAGGCGGCCGGCAAGATCGGCGGGTTGTTGGGCCGAAAGCTGGGAAAGATGAAGATGCCACCGCTCGGTCCCGGCGGCTGGAAGATCTAG
- a CDS encoding PQQ-binding-like beta-propeller repeat protein: MNAKILATGLAMAAICTAQYREWSVYGGGPDSIRYSRLNQINKSNVKKLKVAWTHDTGDAFEGSEIQCNPIIVDGVMYATTPKLRVIALDAATGKEIWSFQPEVRGKNRNRGLTYWASGDDRRIYVGAVQYLYALNAKTGKLVESFGEKGRIDLRRGLGRNPERLMVRMTTPGVIYKDLLITGFLTSEALPAAPGFIRAFDVRSGALKWTFHTIPQPGEFGYNTWPAGAHEYMGGANNWAGMALDEGRGIVYVPTGSAAYDFYGSNRHGDNLFANCLLALKAETGERLWHFQFVKHDVWDRDLPAPPTLVTVRRNGKKVDAVAQITKSGHVFVFDRVTGAPLFPVEYREVPASEVDGERLAATQPFPVKPPPFARQTLTEEMLTKRTPEANRIARERLRSVRSAGQFTPPSFEGSVVFPGYDGGGEWGGAGFDPETGLLYVNANEMPWVLRIVPRAAAEGRVSGRTLYVRNCAACHREDLGGSPPEFPALKAIGAKRGREQVLDVIRKGAGRMPGLAHIGDPAVEAITSYLMSGKEEMVEAPVRSGASPYDLKYATDGYNKFLDPDGYPAVEPPWGTLNAIDLNKGEIAWKIPFGELPELMAKGMKPTGTENYGGPVVTAGGLLLIGATNHDRKFRAFDKKTGKLLWETTLPAAGNATPATYEVNGKQYVVIACGGGKSGAPSGGSYVAFALP; the protein is encoded by the coding sequence ATGAACGCAAAGATCCTCGCGACCGGACTGGCGATGGCGGCCATCTGCACCGCGCAGTACCGGGAGTGGAGTGTGTACGGGGGCGGTCCGGACTCGATTCGGTACTCGCGGCTGAACCAGATCAACAAGAGCAACGTCAAGAAGCTGAAAGTGGCTTGGACGCACGACACCGGCGACGCGTTCGAGGGCTCCGAGATTCAGTGCAACCCGATCATCGTGGACGGCGTGATGTACGCGACGACGCCGAAGCTGCGGGTGATCGCGCTGGACGCGGCCACCGGGAAGGAGATCTGGAGCTTCCAGCCTGAGGTGCGGGGCAAGAACCGTAACCGGGGGTTGACGTACTGGGCATCGGGCGATGACCGGCGCATCTACGTGGGGGCTGTCCAATACCTGTACGCCTTGAACGCAAAGACCGGGAAGCTTGTCGAGTCATTCGGCGAAAAGGGACGTATCGATCTGCGGCGGGGCCTGGGGCGCAACCCGGAGCGGCTGATGGTCCGCATGACGACGCCGGGCGTGATCTACAAGGATCTGCTGATCACCGGGTTTCTGACGAGCGAGGCTCTACCCGCCGCGCCGGGATTCATTCGCGCCTTCGACGTGCGGAGCGGCGCGCTCAAGTGGACCTTCCATACGATCCCGCAGCCGGGCGAGTTCGGCTACAACACATGGCCGGCCGGCGCCCACGAGTACATGGGCGGCGCGAACAACTGGGCGGGTATGGCGCTCGACGAGGGTAGAGGCATTGTGTACGTGCCGACGGGTTCCGCGGCGTACGACTTCTACGGTTCCAACCGGCATGGCGACAATCTGTTCGCGAACTGCCTGCTGGCTTTGAAGGCGGAAACGGGCGAACGGCTCTGGCACTTTCAGTTCGTCAAGCACGACGTTTGGGACCGGGACCTGCCGGCGCCGCCAACCTTGGTAACCGTGCGGCGAAATGGCAAGAAGGTGGACGCGGTGGCGCAAATCACCAAGAGCGGCCACGTTTTTGTGTTCGACCGCGTGACCGGCGCGCCGCTGTTTCCGGTGGAGTACCGGGAGGTTCCGGCGTCGGAAGTGGACGGCGAGAGGCTGGCTGCGACGCAGCCGTTTCCGGTGAAGCCACCGCCGTTCGCGCGGCAGACGCTCACCGAGGAGATGCTGACGAAGCGGACACCGGAGGCAAACCGGATCGCCCGGGAACGATTGCGGTCGGTCCGGAGCGCGGGGCAGTTCACGCCACCAAGCTTCGAAGGTTCGGTCGTGTTTCCGGGCTACGACGGTGGGGGTGAGTGGGGCGGAGCGGGCTTCGATCCGGAGACGGGCCTGCTGTACGTGAATGCGAACGAGATGCCGTGGGTCCTGCGGATCGTGCCGCGAGCGGCGGCGGAGGGGCGAGTCAGCGGGCGGACGCTGTACGTCCGCAACTGCGCGGCGTGCCACCGGGAGGACCTCGGCGGGAGTCCACCCGAGTTTCCGGCGCTGAAGGCAATCGGCGCGAAGCGAGGCCGCGAGCAGGTGTTGGACGTGATCCGGAAAGGCGCGGGACGCATGCCCGGGCTGGCGCACATTGGCGATCCGGCGGTGGAGGCGATCACGTCATACCTGATGAGCGGGAAGGAAGAAATGGTGGAGGCGCCGGTGCGCTCCGGCGCTTCGCCGTACGACCTGAAGTATGCCACCGACGGGTACAACAAGTTTCTCGATCCGGACGGGTACCCGGCCGTCGAGCCGCCCTGGGGGACGCTCAATGCGATCGACTTGAACAAGGGCGAGATCGCGTGGAAGATTCCGTTCGGCGAGTTGCCGGAACTGATGGCCAAGGGGATGAAGCCGACCGGAACGGAGAACTACGGGGGACCGGTAGTGACGGCGGGCGGGCTGCTGTTGATCGGGGCTACGAATCACGACAGGAAGTTCCGTGCGTTCGACAAGAAGACGGGGAAATTGCTGTGGGAAACGACGCTGCCCGCGGCGGGGAACGCGACGCCGGCGACCTACGAAGTGAACGGGAAGCAGTATGTGGTGATCGCGTGCGGCGGAGGAAAGAGCGGGGCTCCGTCCGGCGGGAGCTACGTGGCGTTTGCCCTACCGTGA
- a CDS encoding pyrroloquinoline quinone-dependent dehydrogenase produces MLRRSLIQAGAAAAFIHRRSWAASVDADWGVYGGDHGASRFSLLDQIRRDNVAKLKPAWTHSTGDAMQRPATTIECTPVVVDGVLYLTSPRLQVRALNAATGEALWNFDPLGKSRRAPGVNRGVTFFRDGRKTRILAGIQDKLYCLDARNGELVRAFGDNGVVDLTQNFDRDMTNLEYRTTSPPVVFGDTVVVGGGGGEGPRPAAPGHVRGYDVFTGKRKWIFHTIPHPGEPGHETWGKDSWKTNGGANNWSGMSVDLKRGLVFVSTGDSAFDFWGGDRPGNNLYANCVLCLDAKSGKRKWHFQTVHHDVWDYDLPAQPALVTITDGGRKRDAVAQVTKTGMLFLFDRETGKPLLGIEERKVPTDSVDGDPLSPTQPFAVKPAPFSRQTTTEDELTDISKEAHEYALKKFREMRTDGPFPPPSLQGSLFAPGTLGGALWGGCSYDPASNLLFVNSSELPSIIKLRPGTKDEGFKWGHAGYDKFVDAEGYPAVKPPWGHLTAIDLRTGDYAWREVLGEYPELAARGVKKTGTFQLGGTIATAGGLIFAAATADEKIRAIDSSSGAVLWEHGLPAGGYATPCTYAVGGKQYVAIACGGGNRQRTKSGDSFVAFAL; encoded by the coding sequence ATGCTCCGCCGATCACTCATCCAAGCCGGCGCTGCCGCCGCGTTCATCCACCGCCGCTCCTGGGCCGCCTCGGTCGATGCCGACTGGGGCGTGTACGGCGGCGATCACGGCGCCTCACGTTTTTCGCTGCTCGACCAGATCCGCCGAGACAACGTCGCCAAGTTGAAGCCAGCATGGACCCATTCCACCGGCGACGCGATGCAGCGCCCCGCCACCACCATCGAATGCACGCCCGTCGTCGTCGACGGCGTTCTGTACCTCACCAGCCCCCGCCTCCAGGTCCGCGCCTTGAACGCCGCCACCGGCGAGGCGCTCTGGAATTTTGACCCGCTCGGCAAGTCGCGCCGCGCTCCCGGAGTCAACCGCGGCGTCACCTTCTTCCGCGACGGGCGTAAGACCCGTATCCTCGCCGGGATTCAAGACAAACTCTACTGCCTCGACGCCAGGAACGGCGAACTCGTGCGAGCCTTCGGTGACAACGGCGTTGTCGACCTTACGCAGAACTTCGACCGAGACATGACCAATCTCGAGTATCGGACCACCAGTCCGCCGGTGGTGTTTGGCGATACAGTCGTCGTCGGCGGCGGGGGCGGGGAAGGTCCGCGTCCCGCAGCGCCCGGGCACGTCCGCGGATACGATGTCTTCACCGGCAAGCGCAAGTGGATCTTCCACACCATCCCGCATCCCGGAGAGCCCGGCCACGAAACCTGGGGCAAGGATTCCTGGAAGACCAATGGCGGGGCCAACAACTGGTCCGGCATGAGCGTCGACCTCAAGCGCGGACTTGTGTTTGTGTCCACCGGCGACTCCGCCTTCGACTTCTGGGGCGGTGACCGGCCCGGCAACAACCTCTATGCCAACTGCGTTCTTTGCCTCGATGCGAAGAGCGGTAAGCGCAAGTGGCACTTCCAAACCGTCCATCACGATGTTTGGGACTACGACCTTCCCGCCCAGCCTGCGCTCGTCACGATTACGGATGGCGGCCGCAAGCGCGACGCTGTCGCACAGGTTACCAAGACCGGCATGCTGTTTTTGTTCGATCGCGAGACGGGCAAGCCGCTACTCGGGATAGAGGAGCGCAAGGTGCCGACAGATTCCGTCGATGGCGACCCGCTCTCGCCCACACAACCCTTCGCCGTGAAGCCCGCGCCGTTTTCCCGCCAGACGACCACCGAAGACGAACTCACCGACATCTCGAAGGAGGCGCACGAGTACGCGCTGAAGAAGTTCCGCGAGATGCGGACCGACGGCCCGTTCCCGCCGCCGTCGCTCCAGGGATCGTTGTTCGCGCCGGGCACGCTTGGCGGCGCATTGTGGGGCGGCTGCAGCTATGACCCGGCGTCGAACCTGTTGTTCGTGAATTCGAGTGAATTGCCGAGCATCATCAAGCTGCGCCCCGGAACGAAGGACGAAGGCTTCAAATGGGGCCACGCCGGATACGACAAGTTCGTCGATGCCGAAGGGTACCCGGCCGTCAAGCCGCCGTGGGGCCACCTCACCGCCATCGACCTCCGCACCGGAGACTACGCATGGCGCGAAGTGCTGGGCGAGTATCCGGAACTCGCCGCGCGCGGCGTGAAGAAGACCGGCACCTTCCAACTCGGCGGAACCATCGCCACGGCGGGCGGACTGATCTTCGCCGCCGCCACCGCCGACGAGAAGATCCGGGCCATCGACTCGTCGAGCGGCGCCGTGCTTTGGGAGCACGGCCTGCCCGCCGGCGGCTACGCCACACCGTGCACCTATGCTGTCGGAGGCAAGCAGTACGTGGCCATCGCGTGCGGCGGCGGGAATCGCCAACGAACGAAGTCCGGCGACTCGTTCGTGGCCTTCGCCCTATAA
- the rpsP gene encoding 30S ribosomal protein S16, protein MLRIRLARFGAKKKPTYRMVVIESTRARDSRCVEVVGHYNPVAHPAVVDIQHERVSHWMKNGAQPSDTVARLLKQNPAVAAPAS, encoded by the coding sequence ATGTTGAGAATTCGTCTCGCCCGGTTCGGCGCCAAAAAGAAGCCGACCTACCGGATGGTTGTGATCGAAAGCACCCGCGCACGCGACAGCCGCTGCGTGGAAGTGGTCGGCCACTATAATCCCGTTGCCCACCCCGCCGTCGTCGACATCCAGCATGAGCGCGTCAGCCACTGGATGAAGAACGGCGCCCAGCCTTCCGACACCGTTGCGCGGCTGCTCAAGCAAAATCCGGCCGTCGCTGCCCCCGCGTCCTAA
- a CDS encoding KH domain-containing protein has protein sequence MAALGIKELVEEITKALVDIPEEVVVREIQGEQVTVLELRVAPGDLGKVIGKQGRTARSIRTLLGAAGMKLNRRFTLEILE, from the coding sequence ATGGCTGCTTTGGGAATCAAGGAACTTGTTGAAGAAATCACGAAGGCTCTCGTAGACATCCCCGAAGAGGTCGTTGTTCGTGAAATCCAAGGCGAGCAGGTCACCGTTCTCGAGCTTCGTGTCGCGCCTGGCGACCTCGGGAAAGTGATCGGCAAGCAGGGGCGGACGGCACGTTCGATTCGGACCCTGCTGGGCGCCGCCGGAATGAAACTCAACCGCCGCTTCACACTCGAGATCCTCGAGTAG
- a CDS encoding ribonuclease HII, with protein sequence MACSSRFEREVRRHGYRMVAGVDEAGRGCLFGPVFAAAVILDPDRPIRGLNDSKLLAPERREVLAGRIRERARAWAVASVGPGEIDRINILQASRLAMKLAVERLGVAPDYLLVDATTVDVSIEQRCLIHGDALSFSIAAASILAKVDRDASMTDWESRYPGYGFARHRGYSTPQHLEALDRLGPTPHHRYSYEPVRIAAGLSPKQLPLFGS encoded by the coding sequence TTGGCCTGCTCGAGCCGGTTCGAACGCGAGGTCCGGCGACACGGCTATCGCATGGTCGCCGGCGTCGACGAAGCGGGCCGGGGGTGTCTGTTCGGCCCCGTGTTCGCGGCGGCGGTGATCCTCGACCCGGACCGGCCGATTCGCGGTTTGAACGATAGCAAACTGCTCGCGCCGGAACGTCGCGAAGTGCTTGCGGGGCGCATTCGGGAACGAGCGCGGGCTTGGGCTGTGGCGAGCGTCGGGCCGGGTGAAATCGACCGCATCAACATCCTTCAGGCGTCGCGGCTGGCGATGAAGCTGGCGGTGGAAAGGCTCGGTGTGGCGCCCGACTACCTGCTTGTCGACGCGACCACCGTCGATGTGAGCATCGAGCAGCGCTGTCTCATTCATGGCGACGCGCTTTCGTTTTCGATCGCGGCGGCGTCGATTCTGGCGAAAGTGGACCGCGACGCGAGCATGACGGACTGGGAGAGCCGGTATCCGGGGTATGGGTTTGCCCGGCATCGTGGCTATTCGACGCCGCAGCATCTGGAAGCGCTGGACCGGTTGGGCCCGACGCCGCATCATCGCTACAGCTACGAGCCGGTCCGGATCGCCGCGGGACTCTCGCCCAAACAGTTGCCCTTATTCGGATCATGA
- the rplS gene encoding 50S ribosomal protein L19 codes for MANPLVAKIAGQNIKKELPAIRPGDTIRVQVKIREGEKERLQAFEGTVIAQNNTGVSHTITVRKMSFGHGVERIFPVNAPTVEKIELVRTGKVRRAKLYYLRALRGKAARLKERE; via the coding sequence ATGGCTAACCCACTGGTGGCGAAGATCGCCGGTCAAAACATCAAGAAGGAACTCCCGGCGATCCGGCCCGGCGATACGATCCGGGTCCAGGTGAAGATCCGGGAAGGTGAAAAAGAGCGCCTGCAGGCCTTCGAAGGCACTGTGATTGCGCAGAACAACACCGGAGTATCGCATACGATCACCGTGCGCAAGATGAGCTTCGGGCATGGCGTGGAGCGCATCTTCCCGGTGAACGCGCCGACGGTGGAGAAGATCGAACTCGTGCGCACGGGCAAGGTGCGCCGGGCCAAGCTTTACTACCTGCGTGCTCTTCGCGGCAAGGCGGCACGGCTGAAGGAACGCGAGTAG
- a CDS encoding PEP-CTERM sorting domain-containing protein (PEP-CTERM proteins occur, often in large numbers, in the proteomes of bacteria that also encode an exosortase, a predicted intramembrane cysteine proteinase. The presence of a PEP-CTERM domain at a protein's C-terminus predicts cleavage within the sorting domain, followed by covalent anchoring to some some component of the (usually Gram-negative) cell surface. Many PEP-CTERM proteins exhibit an unusual sequence composition that includes large numbers of potential glycosylation sites. Expression of one such protein has been shown restore the ability of a bacterium to form floc, a type of biofilm.) produces MNPVRRNTCARMIAFGALLGSAALPALATNLTAQFTSVSPSSTVQRSLNSGVNYSTLTVGLFNLVPTGGTYAGDLNPVGPAIFAFCVEPLEGVSPGSTYTWEVSPLESGATNIGGMGAARADRIRELFGEAYPLFGGPLDAMQASALQIAIWEIVREQNATLSVTGGTTRFQNESLAGTLALAQSYLDLVDGNGPRLQNLLALTLVGNQDLLVQSPEPGTIWLLSLAGACLGFTRRRRA; encoded by the coding sequence ATGAATCCTGTAAGAAGAAACACGTGTGCCCGGATGATTGCCTTCGGCGCACTTCTGGGGTCCGCTGCATTGCCGGCCCTGGCCACCAATCTCACCGCGCAGTTTACGAGCGTCTCGCCGAGCAGCACCGTGCAGCGCAGCCTCAATAGCGGCGTCAACTACTCAACCCTAACCGTCGGACTCTTCAATCTGGTTCCCACCGGAGGCACATACGCCGGCGACCTGAATCCGGTGGGGCCGGCGATCTTCGCCTTCTGCGTGGAGCCGCTCGAAGGCGTCAGTCCCGGCAGCACCTACACCTGGGAGGTCTCGCCGCTCGAGTCCGGAGCCACCAACATCGGAGGCATGGGCGCTGCCCGCGCGGACCGCATCCGGGAGCTGTTCGGGGAAGCTTATCCGCTTTTCGGCGGGCCGCTCGATGCGATGCAAGCATCTGCGCTGCAGATAGCCATCTGGGAAATCGTCCGCGAACAGAACGCCACGCTCAGCGTAACGGGGGGAACCACCCGCTTTCAGAATGAGTCCTTGGCCGGGACGCTCGCACTCGCCCAGTCGTACCTCGATCTGGTGGACGGCAACGGCCCGAGGCTTCAGAACCTGCTCGCACTCACGCTTGTGGGCAACCAGGATCTGCTCGTTCAGTCGCCTGAGCCTGGCACTATCTGGCTGCTGAGCCTAGCTGGCGCCTGCCTCGGATTCACCCGCCGTCGGCGCGCCTAG
- the rimM gene encoding ribosome maturation factor RimM (Essential for efficient processing of 16S rRNA), with the protein MPKPNLPAGGEWVILARVDRSRGRAGEVLASGFARPAEWYQGRRVTLLPSAAAHTIENAWIHDDRLVLKFAGVDSIGAAEMLRGQEVAMPKSEREPLGEGEYYYADLVGCELFDDESGQSRGVVGSWYETGGPVLLEAGALLVPFVPAICVRIDLDAKRIFVRLPEGLEGLNAQ; encoded by the coding sequence TTGCCGAAACCGAATCTGCCAGCAGGCGGTGAGTGGGTGATCCTCGCGCGCGTGGACCGCAGCCGCGGCCGCGCGGGTGAAGTGCTCGCTTCGGGATTCGCCCGTCCGGCTGAGTGGTACCAGGGACGGCGCGTGACACTCCTGCCTTCCGCCGCGGCGCACACCATTGAAAACGCGTGGATCCACGATGACCGCCTTGTCCTCAAGTTCGCAGGTGTCGATTCGATCGGCGCCGCGGAAATGCTACGGGGGCAGGAGGTCGCCATGCCGAAAAGCGAACGGGAGCCGCTTGGCGAAGGCGAATACTACTATGCGGATCTGGTTGGGTGCGAGCTTTTCGATGACGAATCCGGCCAGTCGCGCGGCGTGGTCGGATCGTGGTACGAAACCGGCGGCCCGGTGCTGCTCGAGGCTGGTGCGCTGCTGGTGCCTTTCGTGCCGGCAATCTGCGTCCGGATCGATCTCGACGCCAAGCGAATCTTTGTTCGGCTGCCCGAGGGGCTGGAAGGGCTGAACGCACAGTGA
- the lepB gene encoding signal peptidase I: MSDIVQSAGRLIRAALAPGKQTPPRGTIAEWTVTILLLLFGTTTLVQAFVIPTGSMEDTLLIGDHLLVDKLAYAPPGPVSRYLLPYSDVKRGDIIVFRYPIDIRQTFVKRVIGVPGDRIKVVKKEVFLNGKPLSEPYKYHKTDYFDSYRDNFPSEPNVRLYEPANEMLANNVRDGEVVVPDGHYFAMGDNRDSSLDSRYWGFVPRENIIGKPLVIYWSYDAPTDRLASPDIGLDHLLDLAQNFFTKTRWKRTFMLIRGYPIQN, encoded by the coding sequence ATGAGTGACATCGTTCAATCCGCGGGCCGGCTGATTCGCGCCGCACTCGCGCCTGGCAAGCAGACGCCGCCGCGCGGCACCATAGCCGAGTGGACCGTGACGATCCTGCTGCTGCTGTTCGGAACCACGACCCTGGTGCAGGCCTTCGTGATTCCCACGGGATCGATGGAGGACACGCTTCTCATCGGCGATCATTTGCTGGTGGACAAGCTTGCCTATGCGCCGCCGGGTCCTGTGAGTCGGTACCTCCTGCCCTACAGCGACGTGAAGCGCGGCGACATCATCGTGTTCCGCTATCCCATCGATATCCGCCAGACCTTTGTGAAGCGCGTGATCGGCGTTCCGGGTGATCGCATTAAGGTCGTGAAAAAGGAAGTGTTCCTCAACGGCAAACCGTTGAGCGAGCCATACAAGTACCACAAGACCGACTACTTCGATTCCTACCGCGACAACTTCCCGAGCGAGCCGAATGTACGGCTGTATGAGCCTGCCAACGAGATGCTGGCCAACAACGTCCGCGACGGTGAGGTGGTGGTTCCCGACGGGCACTACTTCGCCATGGGCGACAATCGCGACTCGTCGCTCGACAGCCGCTACTGGGGATTTGTGCCGCGGGAGAACATTATCGGGAAGCCGCTGGTGATTTATTGGTCGTACGACGCCCCGACGGACCGGCTGGCGAGTCCCGATATCGGGCTCGACCATTTGCTCGATCTCGCGCAGAACTTTTTCACCAAAACCCGCTGGAAGCGCACTTTCATGCTGATCCGCGGGTACCCGATCCAGAACTGA